ATCAGCTAAATCTTGACCCTTAAATGCAGGGAAATCACTACCATAAATAACTTTTTTAGAAATCTCATTTATTCTTGGCAATAATTTCAATAAATTCTTTGGAGGTATCGATGAAATTTCTAAGTATACGTTATTTAGAGACTTAACTAGATAGAATGCTGTTTCATACCATAATGGCCTTCCAGCATGGGCTAAGAGTATTTTTAATTTAGGAAAATCTTTAGCAACATCGTCTATATAAATAGGATCAGCGTATTTATTCCTGCTTCCAACACCTATACTAGTTCCCGTATGGAACATAATTGGTAAGTCATGGTCTTCAGCAAATTCGTAGACGAAGAGTAAACTCTTTAATCCGCCTTCTTCTTCCCTATAAGCATTAGGTTTAAATCCCTTATGTACTGGATGAAGTTTTATGCCTATTATACCCAAAGAGTACTGTTTTTCTAACTCTTCCTTAACGTTACATGTTAGTGGATTCACCTCACCCCATTGCAAATAAAGATCGGGATTTTTTCTTCTTTCTTCATAATCAATGTAAAAACCATCTGAACATTCATCACTGTGGCAAGGATGAGAAGGAACCAAAATAATTTTTTCAAGCTCAACATATTCATTCTTTAACGTATACTTTGTTCCTTTAGCATATTCTAAAAACTCCTTACAATGAGCTGGTATTTTTCCGGCAAAAATATGATAATGAACGTGAGCATCAATCACTTTAATCATAAGATCCATGTTAATTTTCAATGCTAAAATTTATAATGATAGCTGGAAGATAAGAAAAGAGTAATCTTATTGCTTTCAATTACCTTCGTGATTTTCTCTAGCTAAATCATAAATGATTTGTAGCTATGTCTATTGTCGAGAACTGTAAGGTTAATTTTTTATTCTTTATTAGTTCTATCTATTTTAATTCTATGGAATATAATTAGATATGTCCTATAGATTTTTTAATCTATCTATGGCAAGTTCCGTTGTTTATATAAATTATTATTACGCTCCTTATCAATAAATGGGCTTAGTATCAAACAAGGTATATCAGTATTGGGCGCTACTTCTTATAACATTGTACTTTAAGCCTAATTAAACGTGTTAGTTAGAAAGATTTATATCATTTAATACAATATGTATATTATGAGATCAAGTTTTAATTTTTTAAACTTGTTAGTTTCAGATAAAATGATTAAAAAAATAGAAATATTAAATAATTCGTATGTAGAGGAATTTATTGAAAAAACTGCTGAATTATGCAATCCCTCATCAATATATCTAGTTACCTCAGAAGAAGACAAAGAGTATATACGAAGAAAAGCAATAGAAACAAAAGAAGAATTACCGTTAAAAACTTTAGGGCATACAATACATTTTGATCACCCCTTAGACCAGGCTAGAGCTAGAGATGATACATTTATACTTACTGATGATAAAATTCCGTTTGTAAATACTAAAAAGAGGGAAGATGGAATAAGAGAGGTTCTCTCTCTGTTAAAGGACTCAATGAAAGGAAGGGAGATGTATGTGGGATTTTACTCATTAGGTCCTAAAAATTCAATTTTTCAGCATTTAGCTATTCAAATATCAGATTCGCCCTATGTAATTCATAGTGAGAACATTCTTTATAGACTCGATTTTGATGATTTTAAAGGAAATAAGCAATTTTTGAAATTCGTTCATTCAAAAGGGGAGTTGGATATAAAAAAGAGGAGAATTATGATAGATCTTAAGGAAGATACTGTTTATAGCGTAAACACAACTTATGCTGGCAATAGCGTTGGGTTGAAGAAATTAGCGTTAAGATTAACTATTGCTAAGGCTGTAAAAGAGGGTTGGTTATCAGAACATATGGCGATTATAGGCTTTGAAGGTGATAAAGGAACTCATTATTTTACGGCTTCTTTTCCATCTGGTAGCGGAAAGACATCAACGTCTATGATGGGGAAACTAATAAGTGATGACCTTGCCTTTATAAGGGAGATTAATGGAGTAGCTAGAGCTGTTAATCCGGAGATAGGCGTATTTGGGATAATTCAAGGGATTAACTCTAAGGACGATCCTATAATATGGGAAGTTTTGCATAAGCCTAATGAGGTGATATTTTCAAATGTATTAATGACAGAGGACGGTTATGTATATTGGGAAGGTAGTGATGATAAGAGACCGGAAAGGGGGATAAATTATGAAGGTTTTTGGAGTAATGACATGAATAAACCTGCATCTCATCCGAATGCAAGGTTTACAGTACCTTTAACAGCTTTTAAGAACCTTGATGAAAATTACGATAATCCAGATGGGGTCGAAATCGAGGGAATAATATTTGGTGTAAGAGATTATGATACGCTAATTCCGGTTGTTGAAGCTTTTTCTTGTTCTCATGGAATTGTAACTATTGGTGCATCAATGGAATCAGCAAGGACTAGTGCTGTGATAGGAAAAGGAGACGAATATGAGTTTAATCCTATGGCTATACTAGATTTTATGCCAATTCATTTAGGAGAATATTTAGGAAATTATCTAGAATTTTGTAAAAAACTTAAAAAAGTTCCTAGAATTTTCGGGTTTAATTATTTTCTTAAAGAGGGGAATAGGTTTCTTAATTCAAAAGAAGACAAAAGGGTTTGGATAAAATGGGCTGTAAAAAGGGTTGAGGGAAGTGTAGATGTAATTTATACACCTATTGGGCTAGTTCCCTATTATGAAGATTTAAAGACATTATTTAGGGAGATGTTAAATAAAGAATATACGATAGAAGATTATGAGAAGCAGTTTACTCTTAAACTTGACAAGTATTTAGAGAAAAATGAAAGGATTCTCAAATTATATAAGGAAATCCTGGCTCCAAAAGAAGTTATAGCAGAATTAGAACAACAGAAGGAAAGGATTCTCAAATATA
The sequence above is drawn from the Sulfurisphaera tokodaii str. 7 genome and encodes:
- a CDS encoding amidohydrolase family protein, giving the protein MIKVIDAHVHYHIFAGKIPAHCKEFLEYAKGTKYTLKNEYVELEKIILVPSHPCHSDECSDGFYIDYEERRKNPDLYLQWGEVNPLTCNVKEELEKQYSLGIIGIKLHPVHKGFKPNAYREEEGGLKSLLFVYEFAEDHDLPIMFHTGTSIGVGSRNKYADPIYIDDVAKDFPKLKILLAHAGRPLWYETAFYLVKSLNNVYLEISSIPPKNLLKLLPRINEISKKVIYGSDFPAFKGQDLADYAFQVYSILKDEKIMRDNAKRILKI
- a CDS encoding phosphoenolpyruvate carboxykinase (GTP), which codes for MRSSFNFLNLLVSDKMIKKIEILNNSYVEEFIEKTAELCNPSSIYLVTSEEDKEYIRRKAIETKEELPLKTLGHTIHFDHPLDQARARDDTFILTDDKIPFVNTKKREDGIREVLSLLKDSMKGREMYVGFYSLGPKNSIFQHLAIQISDSPYVIHSENILYRLDFDDFKGNKQFLKFVHSKGELDIKKRRIMIDLKEDTVYSVNTTYAGNSVGLKKLALRLTIAKAVKEGWLSEHMAIIGFEGDKGTHYFTASFPSGSGKTSTSMMGKLISDDLAFIREINGVARAVNPEIGVFGIIQGINSKDDPIIWEVLHKPNEVIFSNVLMTEDGYVYWEGSDDKRPERGINYEGFWSNDMNKPASHPNARFTVPLTAFKNLDENYDNPDGVEIEGIIFGVRDYDTLIPVVEAFSCSHGIVTIGASMESARTSAVIGKGDEYEFNPMAILDFMPIHLGEYLGNYLEFCKKLKKVPRIFGFNYFLKEGNRFLNSKEDKRVWIKWAVKRVEGSVDVIYTPIGLVPYYEDLKTLFREMLNKEYTIEDYEKQFTLKLDKYLEKNERILKLYKEILAPKEVIAELEQQKERILKYIDKYGKRISPLDLR